One Luteolibacter flavescens DNA window includes the following coding sequences:
- a CDS encoding HAD family hydrolase, with translation MQFSAVLFDFDGVLVDTEWAIYEAWHRTFLSNGHPLPLETYTQCIGSDFDTWSPKVHLEELTGRSFDWHQLDADRQVEIRRDLEQAGPMPGVVALLEKLTAEGVPLAVVSSSSHQWVDGWLEKLQLMPYFRHVVCRGDAPRIKPAPDLWLEAVKRLGIPAGECLAIEDSLNGVKSAKAAGLNVWAVPNRTTACLDFSLADRIVGTLEML, from the coding sequence ATGCAGTTTTCGGCGGTGCTGTTCGATTTCGATGGAGTGCTCGTGGACACCGAGTGGGCGATCTACGAGGCCTGGCACCGCACCTTTCTGAGTAACGGCCATCCGCTCCCGCTGGAGACCTACACGCAGTGCATCGGCTCGGACTTCGACACGTGGTCACCGAAGGTTCACCTGGAAGAACTCACCGGCCGCAGCTTTGACTGGCACCAGCTCGACGCCGACCGGCAGGTGGAGATCCGCCGCGACCTGGAGCAGGCAGGCCCCATGCCCGGGGTGGTGGCACTGCTGGAAAAGCTCACCGCGGAGGGCGTGCCGCTCGCCGTGGTGTCCAGCTCTTCCCACCAGTGGGTGGATGGCTGGCTGGAGAAGCTGCAGCTCATGCCCTACTTCCGCCACGTCGTCTGCCGCGGCGATGCCCCGCGCATCAAGCCCGCGCCGGACCTCTGGCTGGAGGCGGTGAAGCGCCTCGGCATCCCCGCCGGCGAATGCCTCGCCATCGAGGACTCGCTGAATGGCGTGAAGTCCGCCAAGGCCGCCGGGCTGAACGTGTGGGCCGTGCCGAACCGCACCACCGCGTGCCTGGATTTCTCGCTGGCCGACCGCATCGTCGGCACGCTGGAAATGCTCTGA
- the hisF gene encoding imidazole glycerol phosphate synthase subunit HisF has product MLAKRIIPCLDVTDGRVVKGVNFVDLVDAGDPVECAMAYNAQQADELVFLDITASSDNRATMVDVVRRTAAHCFIPLTVGGGIRSVENMREMLLAGADKVGINTSAVKDPGLVDAGAKAFGSQCIVVAIDAKREGPGKWGVYTHGGRTAVGLDAVEWAKEVWRRGAGEILLTSMDADGTQAGYDCELTAAISESVGIPVIASGGAGNLDHMVEVLEKGKADAVLAASIFHFGKHTVGEAKSYFAERGIPVRPEM; this is encoded by the coding sequence GTGCTCGCCAAACGCATCATTCCCTGCCTCGACGTCACCGACGGTCGTGTGGTCAAAGGCGTCAATTTCGTCGATCTCGTCGATGCCGGTGATCCGGTCGAGTGCGCCATGGCCTACAATGCCCAGCAGGCGGACGAACTCGTCTTCCTCGACATCACGGCATCATCCGACAACCGCGCGACGATGGTGGACGTGGTCCGGCGCACGGCGGCCCATTGCTTCATCCCGCTGACGGTGGGCGGAGGCATCCGCTCGGTGGAAAACATGCGCGAGATGCTTTTGGCAGGAGCCGACAAGGTGGGCATCAATACTTCCGCGGTGAAGGATCCCGGGCTCGTCGATGCCGGGGCGAAGGCATTCGGCAGTCAGTGCATCGTCGTGGCGATCGATGCGAAGCGCGAGGGCCCCGGCAAGTGGGGCGTCTACACGCACGGCGGTCGCACAGCCGTGGGGCTGGATGCCGTGGAGTGGGCGAAGGAGGTCTGGCGCCGCGGGGCAGGGGAGATCCTGCTGACCAGCATGGACGCCGACGGCACCCAGGCCGGCTACGATTGCGAGCTCACGGCGGCGATTTCAGAAAGCGTCGGCATCCCGGTCATCGCGAGCGGCGGCGCCGGAAATCTCGATCACATGGTGGAGGTGCTGGAAAAGGGGAAGGCCGATGCCGTGCTGGCCGCGAGCATCTTCCACTTCGGCAAGCACACCGTGGGCGAGGCGAAGAGCTACTTCGCCGAGCGCGGCATCCCGGTGCGGCCGGAGATGTGA
- a CDS encoding MalY/PatB family protein translates to MTYDFDVPITRQGTGCIKFDRRPELDPFWVADMDFTSAPEIIEALHARINHGVFGYAQAHAGVNEAIDLYLENQRGVTVPGEQIVHLGGLVPALSLAGRAFCQAGEALMTCTPVYPPFIGVHHDGVAKLITVDHVLVNERYEFDWDAMEAAVTPETKVFLLCNPQNPLGRVFTREEVEQLARFCVKHDLVLVSDEIHCDLVLDAEKTPHFSALELSEDLRQRTITLLSPSKTWNIAGLGYAFAVIPDDSIRRRFSAQRGHTLSEINALSYYAAEAAYRHGEPWRQQLLAYLRGNRAALDAFVAERMPKLKVIPGEATYLAWIDARGMGVENPAQYFEKNAGLFLSDGAFFGWPGWIRFNFGTTREHMLAGLEKMAAVL, encoded by the coding sequence GTGACCTACGACTTCGACGTCCCCATCACCCGTCAGGGAACCGGCTGCATCAAGTTCGACCGCCGGCCGGAACTCGATCCCTTCTGGGTGGCGGACATGGATTTCACGTCCGCACCGGAAATCATCGAGGCGCTGCACGCGCGGATCAATCACGGGGTCTTCGGCTACGCGCAGGCACATGCCGGGGTGAACGAGGCGATTGACCTCTACCTTGAAAACCAGCGCGGCGTGACCGTCCCGGGCGAGCAGATCGTCCATCTCGGCGGCCTCGTGCCCGCCCTTTCGCTGGCCGGCCGCGCCTTTTGCCAGGCGGGCGAGGCGCTGATGACCTGCACGCCGGTCTATCCGCCATTCATCGGCGTCCATCACGACGGCGTGGCGAAGCTCATCACCGTCGATCACGTCCTCGTGAACGAACGCTACGAATTTGACTGGGATGCGATGGAGGCCGCAGTGACGCCCGAGACGAAGGTCTTCCTGCTCTGCAATCCACAGAACCCGCTCGGCCGCGTCTTCACCCGTGAGGAGGTGGAGCAGCTCGCCCGCTTCTGCGTGAAGCACGATCTGGTGCTGGTCTCCGATGAGATCCACTGCGACCTGGTGCTGGATGCGGAGAAAACGCCGCATTTCTCCGCGCTGGAGCTTTCCGAGGACCTGCGCCAGCGGACGATCACGCTGCTTTCCCCGAGCAAGACCTGGAACATCGCCGGCCTAGGCTATGCCTTCGCGGTGATCCCGGACGACTCGATCCGCCGCCGCTTCAGCGCGCAGCGGGGCCACACCCTCTCGGAAATCAATGCCCTCTCCTACTACGCCGCCGAGGCCGCCTACCGCCACGGCGAGCCATGGCGCCAGCAGCTCCTCGCTTACCTGCGGGGGAACCGGGCCGCGCTGGACGCCTTCGTCGCCGAGCGCATGCCAAAGCTGAAGGTGATCCCCGGCGAGGCGACCTACCTCGCGTGGATCGATGCCCGGGGCATGGGCGTCGAGAATCCGGCGCAGTATTTCGAGAAGAACGCCGGACTTTTCCTCTCGGATGGCGCATTCTTCGGCTGGCCGGGCTGGATCCGCTTCAATTTCGGCACCACCCGCGAGCACATGCTGGCCGGTCTCGAGAAAATGGCGGCGGTGCTCTGA
- the bioB gene encoding biotin synthase BioB: MLLAELQRLHSLPFFELLQQARAVHEANWPENDVQLCTLLSIKTGGCSEDCSYCAQSARYNSGVEIERLMSKETIMERAKAARDTGSTRFCMGAAWRGVRGGTQRFEQVLDIVRDVSTLGMEVCVTLGELGPEEAKALKEAGVTAYNHNLDTSREHYPNIVTTHTYDDRLRTIRNAQDAGMSVCCGGILGLGESTEDRLKMLEVISEFNPQPESVPINSLMPMPGTPLADSQSIDAFDVVRMIAVTRIAVPKAKVRLSAGRTRMSDETQALCYFAGANSIFYGDKLLTAKNPAIEADRKLLSKLGLGTLAPNPALAAPTAEEDRPLSPACCGCD, encoded by the coding sequence ATGCTTCTCGCCGAACTCCAGCGCCTCCATTCCCTGCCATTCTTCGAACTCCTCCAGCAGGCCCGTGCCGTGCATGAGGCGAATTGGCCGGAGAATGACGTGCAGCTCTGCACGCTGCTTTCCATCAAGACCGGCGGCTGCTCGGAGGATTGCTCCTACTGTGCCCAGTCCGCGCGCTACAATTCCGGCGTCGAGATCGAGCGCCTGATGAGCAAGGAGACCATCATGGAGCGCGCGAAGGCCGCTCGGGACACGGGATCGACCCGCTTCTGCATGGGCGCCGCATGGCGCGGCGTGCGCGGCGGGACGCAGCGCTTCGAGCAAGTGCTGGATATCGTCCGCGACGTCTCCACCCTCGGCATGGAGGTCTGCGTGACCCTCGGCGAGCTGGGCCCGGAGGAGGCGAAGGCGCTGAAGGAAGCGGGCGTCACCGCCTACAATCACAATCTCGACACCTCCCGGGAGCACTACCCGAACATCGTGACGACCCACACCTACGACGACCGCCTGCGGACCATCCGCAATGCGCAGGACGCCGGCATGTCGGTCTGCTGCGGCGGCATCCTGGGACTCGGCGAGTCCACGGAGGATCGCCTGAAGATGCTGGAGGTGATTTCCGAATTCAACCCGCAGCCGGAGAGCGTGCCGATCAACTCGCTGATGCCGATGCCCGGCACGCCGCTGGCCGACAGCCAGTCGATCGACGCCTTCGACGTGGTCCGCATGATCGCCGTGACGCGCATCGCGGTGCCGAAGGCAAAGGTCCGCCTTTCCGCAGGCCGCACGCGCATGTCCGACGAGACGCAGGCACTCTGCTACTTCGCCGGGGCGAACTCGATCTTCTACGGGGACAAGCTGCTGACCGCGAAAAATCCGGCCATCGAGGCGGACCGCAAGCTGCTGTCCAAGCTCGGACTCGGCACGCTGGCTCCGAATCCGGCACTGGCGGCACCGACCGCTGAGGAAGATCGCCCGCTCAGCCCGGCGTGCTGCGGCTGCGATTGA
- the gcvH gene encoding glycine cleavage system protein GcvH has protein sequence MNVPQNLRYNSSHEWVLLEGDIATVGISDHAQEELTDVVFVELPPVGKTVDVGDPTAVVESVKAASDIYAPISGEVVEVNDAVEADPSLVNTDPYGKGWIFKLKVKNAAQVEALLDAAGYEALIG, from the coding sequence ATGAACGTTCCGCAAAACCTCCGCTACAACAGCTCCCACGAGTGGGTGCTTCTCGAAGGCGACATCGCCACCGTCGGCATCTCCGACCACGCCCAGGAAGAACTCACCGACGTGGTGTTCGTCGAACTCCCGCCGGTCGGCAAGACCGTCGATGTGGGCGACCCGACCGCCGTGGTCGAGTCCGTGAAGGCCGCCAGCGACATCTACGCGCCGATCTCCGGTGAGGTGGTGGAAGTGAACGACGCCGTGGAAGCCGATCCTTCGCTCGTCAACACCGACCCCTACGGCAAGGGCTGGATCTTCAAGCTGAAGGTCAAGAACGCCGCCCAGGTCGAAGCGCTCCTCGACGCCGCCGGCTACGAGGCGCTGATCGGTTGA